ACACAATATTTGGTTtgaggatgaagaggacaaTGTTATTACCCGATTTTCAAATGTGGGGAACCTTATGAATGGCATTCGAAATGTTCGGTGCCTAGTTTTGTCTCCTGATACTCTTGAGgtcagtcttcttctttgatatatTGTGATACTTttctttcagaaaaaaaaaagaagaccaGCATTTCGTCTTACTTCATGGAGCATGGCTTTGTTCTAACTGTGGCTTGTCTTGTTATTAGGTGCTTTCTTTATGCTGTGAATCATTGCCAGTGGTCAACAACCTCAAATCATTAACTATTACGAGCAACGACAATCGAGGATGGCAAGCAATGCCAGTGTCCGCATTTAGAAACTCTAGTCcttaaggtatatatatatattttaaacaactCATTTGCCAAACACATGTACAAGATAGAGTTCATCCTTTGACTCCTATATTGTCTCATTAATGTTTTCAGGGTCTATTGCACCATGTCACAGATAAATGCGGGGATGCTTGTGACTGCCTTTCTCGAGAGGAATAGGGTCGTTCACTCACATCTTGGTCCAGTAAAAGTTTTAGGGATTAAAGGGTTTCATGGAAAAACCAAAGAGAACCACATGATAAAACATTTCTTGGACTATTTTTCGTATTTGAAGGAGATAAAGATCTATATGGAAGAGAATGGTCCTAGACAGCTCAGAGTCCCTGAAGCGTCTGAAGGTATTgcaaagatgatgatggaaaactataataatatgtCATCGGGTTGCAAATGTCCAGCTCCTTGTGAGTGGTAACTTGTATAAGAAGTGGACTCCATAATGAAGCCTAAGTTGCTTATATTTCTGCCAAAGTTTCCATggaatttgattttggtttattttttgtttcattggcTTGAAATCTGTTTCAAACCAAGGCGATCGGGCAAAGACGGGCAAATTTGTTTGAGTTGTTCTTTGTTGCCCTTACTTACCGTACGTGtgtgtgatttgaatttttcaaaTCCTAATTTTATCTATGAGAGTGACAACTCTGCGGCCATTAGAATATATGTTCCCATCGGTAAAAATATCAAGTGAACTCTTTTTCGTTTGTTTTATGATTAACGTAGACAAGAGAGTCTCCAAAGATCATCAAGTGGATCTAGATACTGAAATCcatgtctaaaaaaaaatagtacaagACAACAGGCACAAGAGCCACACAACAGCGGTGGTAAGCAAAGTATTTGGGTATTCGGCCGACATTAGGCCCGCTTGATCCGTCTATTTGCGTAGCCCAAAACTCAAAGCAATCTCGGTTTACCAAAAATTAAACcggtaattttaaaaaatcagataaaaCCGAACCAATATTCACACCAGACCCTACTTCAATTTGAAACCCTCAGTTTCGTGTTCCTCCTCTGCAATTGCATTGCCGTAACTGAAAGGCTGAAAGCTTTGGGTCTCTCTCCTCACTGAAAAACCTAAAATTTGGGTCCTTTTTGCAAGGTAGGTATCAAAGTctactcattttcttttttttgtttgcggTTTCTTCGTTccacaaatttgattttttttgctctctatTTGCCTTGTTAACTTAGGGTTTCTCTCTGTTTCgtgcagagaaaaaaaaaaatggatctcTTTAGCAATCTACCAGACGAGATTGTTTGTCATATATTGTCATTCCTTACCACAAAGGAGACTGCTTTGACATCTGTTCTCTCCAAAAGATGGCGCTATCTTATTGCATTTGTCCCTAATCTTCACATTGATAACTCTGTCTTTCTCAATCCCGAAGAGGGTAAGCATAAAAGTCAAGAAATCCAACAGAGTTTCATGGATTTCGTTGATAGAGTATTGTCATTGCAACGTAATTCTCCCATTAAGAAAGCTTCCCTCAAATGTCTAAGTATGCGTGATTCTGATTCAAACCGTGTGGATGATTGGATAAGCAACCTGTTGGCGCGTGGTGTTTGTGAACTTGATCTGTTGATCTATTTGTGTATGGATGAATACGTTCTGTTGTCTTCAAAATGTTTCGAGAGTAGGAATCTAGTTAAGCTGAAGTTAGATAGTCTTTGTATTGGTGTTCAACCGGATATGATCTGTTGTTCAGCTCCTGTTGTTGGTTGGTTGGCTGAAGGGATAGTCTTACCAATGCTTAAAACTCTCGTGATTAAGTCAGTTGGGTTTTATGTTGATGAGTTTTTTCTTAGAGCTTTGCCTGCGCTTGAGGAATTGGTTCTGGATGATGTGTTCTGGTTATGGAACGTTATGGATGTCACTGTGTCAAATGCAAACCTCAAGACACTAACAGTAAATTCCAACCATTATACAGGGACTATTTCATTTGATACACCTAGTCTTGTTTACTTCTGTTGCTCTGATTATGTTGCTAAAGACTACCCTGTAGTTAACATGGAAAACTTAGTTGAGGCTAGAATCAGCCTTTTGGTAACTGAAGATCAAATCAAGCGGGCAAGAGCGCCAAATGATTATTTGTTAGATGAAGGTGATGACAATGTTGTTCTCCGGTTTGAAAATGTTGGGAAGCTCATGAATGGCATACGAAATGTTCAATATCTGGACTTGTCTGCTGTTACTCTTGAGgtcagttttcttcttttttttctgttctgttttgttcGTCACCATTTTTAACGAGGAAGTGAAGGTCTTGTCTTGAAACATGTAATGGTGAAATGTTTAATTGtggtttttcttgtgtttaggTGCTTTCCTTCTGCTGTGATTCGATGCCAGTGTTCAACAACCTGAAATCGTTAACTATTAAGAGTGACGAAAATCATACATGGCAAGCAATGCCAGTTCTTATAAGGAACTGTCCACATTTAGAAACTCTAGTCCTTGAGGTATGAAAAAAACCAACTCATTTGCCAGACATGTACAAAGATAGAGTTTATACTTTGAATAGAATCTCTGATAGTCTCTTTTATGTTTTCAGGGTCTTTCGCACCATGTCGCAGATAATTGCGGGGATGCTTGTGACTGTGTTTCTCGTAAGGGAAAGGGTCGTTCACTCACATCTTGTCCAGTAAAGGTTTTAGAGATTAAAGGGTTTCAAGgaacagagaaagagatggaCATGGTAAAGCATCTCTTGAACTATTTTCTGTGTTTGATGGAGATCAAGATCTATATGAATGTTGATATAAAGGGCAGAGACCTGGAAGCTATCGTGGAGAATATGAAACACTACAACAAGAATTGCAATGTGCAGTTCCTGGTAAATGGGGACCTGTACAAGGAGTGGAGGGCACAATGAAGTCTTTGAAGAACAAAAGTTGCTCATAGTTTTTGCCAAATCCCCTTGGAATTTGGCAaactttggtttgattttattttaattggtttgagAACATTTTCAAACCAAACAGACGCAACCCAAACCAATTTCAAAacatgttgttttcttcttcctctttttcaaaTGTTTGGAATCATTTACTATTGAGGCttgtcttatttatttttattcactAGCAATTTGCTCGTAGCTCTTTGTTGCCATGTTTCCTAGAAGTAGCAAGCGTTAACTTAAGCTTACTAAGGTGGAAAACAAACTCTTCTAGTCGTTTGATACACCTAGCCTTGTTTACTTCTTTTACTCGGAATTTGCTGCTAAAGAATACCCTGTAGTTAAAATGGAGAAGTTATTTGAGGCTAGGATCAGCCTTTTGGTAACTGAAGATCAAATCGAGCGAGCTAGAGCGGTAAATAACGATTTGGTGGAGGATGATGTTGTTCTCGAGGTCTTATGAAAGACATGCGAAACGTTCGGTGTCTGAACTTGTCTGCGAATACTCTCGAGGTCAGTTGTAATATCCTTATTCAAATTGTTTAGTTAAGCCCATTTTTAACTGAAGTCATTAACTCATAAACTAGTGAAGGTCGTGTTTTAAAACCTGTATTGGCAAAATGTCTTATTATGGATTGGCTTGTGTTTAGGTTCTTTCTCTGAGTAACAAGAGTCGAGGATGGCAAGCGATGCCAGTTCTTTTAAGGAACTGTCCACATGTAGAAACTTTTGTCCTTGAGGTATAAAAAACAACTCATTTGCCAAAGATAAAGTTCTTACTTTGAATTGAATCTCTTATTGTCTCCTTTATGAACTTTCAGGGTCTCTTGCACTATGTCACTGATAATTGCGGGGATGCTTATGACTGCCTTTAAAGGTTCGTTCACTCACATCTTGTCCTGTAATAGTGTTAGATATTAAAGGGTTCCAAGGAACATCCAAAGAGATGCACATGATAAACAATTCGTGGACTATTTTCCATGTTTGAAGGAGATAAAGATCTTCTATAAGGGAGAGAATTATCCTGTTGACATTTCAAGATCTTACTCTCACTTGTAAGATcagtttctctcatctctctatctctgtttTGCTCACTCTGTTTTGTTCATTGAATAACAAGAAAGTTAGAGAACTTAGAGAGATAACACAAAGagattacattttattttcggATCTCTAGGATATCTTCCTTACAACACAAGCACACATACATATAGTAGTTTCTCTCCACTTGCCACACACACTTATGCCCATACCTTAGGCCATACTTCTACTCTCTTACACAAGCCACACTAGTAGCTACTCTACTTACTCATTAGAACTCTAGTTCCCT
The sequence above is a segment of the Camelina sativa cultivar DH55 chromosome 10, Cs, whole genome shotgun sequence genome. Coding sequences within it:
- the LOC104719507 gene encoding F-box/LRR-repeat protein At5g38396-like, with the protein product MDLFSNLPDEIVCHILSFLTTKETALTSVLSKRWRYLIAFVPNLHIDNSVFLNPEEGKHKSQEIQQSFMDFVDRVLSLQRNSPIKKASLKCLSMRDSDSNRVDDWISNLLARGVCELDLLIYLCMDEYVLLSSKCFESRNLVKLKLDSLCIGVQPDMICCSAPVVGWLAEGIVLPMLKTLVIKSVGFYVDEFFLRALPALEELVLDDVFWLWNVMDVTVSNANLKTLTVNSNHYTGTISFDTPSLVYFCCSDYVAKDYPVVNMENLVEARISLLVTEDQIKRARAPNDYLLDEGDDNVVLRFENVGKLMNGIRNVQYLDLSAVTLEVLSFCCDSMPVFNNLKSLTIKSDENHTWQAMPVLIRNCPHLETLVLEGLSHHVADNCGDACDCVSRKGKGRSLTSCPVKVLEIKGFQGTEKEMDMVKHLLNYFLCLMEIKIYMNVDIKGRDLEAIVENMKHYNKNCNVQFLVNGDLYKEWRAQ